TAAGACCTCGGGAGATTCCTCCGCCTGGGGGGGCTTCAGGGCCTCCAGGGCCCGCTCCACCCCTAGGGCGAAGCCCGCCGCCACCGGGAGGAGGGCCCCGTCGTACCGGCCGCCCCCCAGAAGGGGCAGGCCGAACCCTGGGGCGTAGGCGCGGAAGAAAATCCCCGAGTAGTACTCGTAGCGCCGGGCCATGCCCAGGTCCAGGAGCACGGGCCTTTCCAAAAGCTCCAGGGTCCTTTCCAGATCCTCCAGGGCCTTCCTGGCCCGCTCGGGGAGGGGCAGGCGCTTGGCCTCGGCGAGCACCTCCACCTCCCCGTAGAGGTCGGGGAGGGCCAGGAGGGTACGCCTGGCCTCGGGGGATACGGGGTGGCGGGAGAGGAGCTCGCTGAGCTCGGGGAGGTTCTTGCGGTGAATGGCCTTTTGCGCCTCCTTCCGGGCCTCTTCCGGCAGGCCCGAGGCCTTGAGCACCTCCCCCACCAGGCTGGGAAGGCCCACCTCCACCTCCCCTTCCAGGCCCAAGGCCTCGAGGCCGGCGAAGGCCAAGGAGAGGATCTCCGCATCTGCCAAGGGCCCCGTGGCCCCGATGAGTTCCAGCCCCACCTGGGTGTACTCCCGGTAGCGCCCAAGCTCCGCATCCCCTTCCCTAAGCCAAAGGGGCCCCGCGTACTGGAAGCGGGTTACCCCTTCCCCCAGGTGGGGCCTTAAGAGCTTGGCCAAAAGGGTGGTGAACTCGCTTCTTAGGGCCAGGACCTCCCCCGTTTTGTCCACCAGCTTGAAGGCCCGTTCCGCCAGGGGGTGGGCGGGGTCATAGACCTCCAGGGCCGGAAGCTCCACGGGCTCATACCCGTGGCGGAGGAACAGGTCCCGAAGCCGGCCAATAAGCTCGGCCTTGAGCCGGGCCTCCGGGGGGAGGAGAAAGCGGGTGCCTTCGGGGA
The Thermus caldifontis DNA segment above includes these coding regions:
- a CDS encoding ATP phosphoribosyltransferase regulatory subunit; its protein translation is MIPEGTRFLLPPEARLKAELIGRLRDLFLRHGYEPVELPALEVYDPAHPLAERAFKLVDKTGEVLALRSEFTTLLAKLLRPHLGEGVTRFQYAGPLWLREGDAELGRYREYTQVGLELIGATGPLADAEILSLAFAGLEALGLEGEVEVGLPSLVGEVLKASGLPEEARKEAQKAIHRKNLPELSELLSRHPVSPEARRTLLALPDLYGEVEVLAEAKRLPLPERARKALEDLERTLELLERPVLLDLGMARRYEYYSGIFFRAYAPGFGLPLLGGGRYDGALLPVAAGFALGVERALEALKPPQAEESPEVLALDLKALRRFAREMRVELFHGEDPVAYAKARGIRYLAQGERIFKVEEA